The Streptomyces sp. NBC_00162 genome window below encodes:
- the thiD gene encoding bifunctional hydroxymethylpyrimidine kinase/phosphomethylpyrimidine kinase, whose product MSTAPPLCLTVAGSDSGGGAGIQADLKTMLALGVHGMSVVTAVTAQNSLGVRGVWELPAEAVTAQYRAVVDDIGVQAVKTGMLSSAVLVETVAALLADTPAPSVVDPVGVSKHGDSLLAASALDAVRKELLPRATVATPNLDEVAQLTGVLVESEDDMRRAADAILGYGPRWALIKGGHLAAHGDEAVDLLTDGTEERWLRAPRHDNRHTHGTGCTLASAVAAGLAKGLTVPEAVTAAKAYVTGAIAAGFPLGGGIGPVDHAWQWR is encoded by the coding sequence GTGAGCACCGCCCCGCCGCTGTGCCTGACCGTCGCCGGATCCGACTCCGGCGGCGGCGCAGGCATCCAGGCCGACCTCAAGACCATGCTGGCGCTCGGCGTGCACGGCATGAGCGTGGTGACCGCGGTGACCGCGCAGAACTCGCTCGGGGTACGGGGAGTCTGGGAGCTGCCCGCCGAGGCCGTGACGGCCCAGTACCGGGCCGTCGTGGACGACATCGGCGTACAGGCCGTGAAGACCGGCATGCTCTCCTCCGCCGTGCTCGTGGAGACGGTGGCCGCCCTGTTGGCCGACACCCCCGCCCCGTCCGTCGTGGACCCCGTGGGCGTCTCCAAACACGGCGACTCGCTGCTCGCCGCCTCGGCGCTGGACGCCGTGCGCAAGGAGCTGCTCCCGCGGGCCACCGTGGCCACGCCCAACCTGGACGAGGTGGCGCAGCTCACGGGGGTGCTGGTGGAGAGCGAGGACGACATGCGGCGGGCCGCCGACGCGATCCTCGGGTACGGGCCGCGGTGGGCGCTGATCAAGGGCGGGCACCTGGCGGCGCACGGGGACGAGGCCGTGGACCTGCTGACCGACGGGACCGAGGAGCGGTGGCTGCGGGCCCCCCGGCACGACAACCGGCACACCCACGGCACGGGCTGCACCCTCGCCAGTGCGGTTGCGGCGGGCCTGGCCAAGGGCCTGACCGTCCCGGAGGCGGTCACGGCCGCCAAGGCGTACGTCACGGGCGCCATCGCCGCCGGTTTCCCGCTGGGCGGCGGCATCGGCCCGGTGGATCACGCCTGGCAGTGGCGCTGA
- the rpmB gene encoding 50S ribosomal protein L28, protein MAANCDVCAKGPSFGNSISHSHRRTSRRWNPNIQRVRAVVNGTPKRLNACTSCIKAGKVSR, encoded by the coding sequence GTGGCTGCCAACTGCGACGTTTGCGCCAAGGGGCCGAGCTTCGGCAACAGCATTTCCCACTCGCACCGCCGCACCTCGCGTCGCTGGAACCCGAACATCCAGCGTGTCCGTGCCGTGGTCAATGGGACGCCGAAGCGCCTCAACGCCTGCACCTCGTGCATCAAGGCCGGCAAGGTCTCGCGCTGA
- a CDS encoding DAK2 domain-containing protein: MPHEPQPQRPDELDAEAVRTWSSLALAALGRAREDIDAINVYPVADADTGTNLYLTAESADRALDEAFGKAAPGAPGMTDATRTSLAQAVRAYAYGALVGARGNSGTILAQLLRGVADVLGDEPGERGPGRLLAQALTRAAEEAYGAVAHPVEGTMLTVAAAAARAGEAAGSAAGSAADVARAAYDGARAALAETPGQLAALGRAGVVDAGGCGLVAVLGALWQALSGQEPAPEPVRGRAVSVPQTPEPCAQEDGPAYEVVYLLEASEAAVGELREQLDGLGDSLVVVGGEGLWNVHVHVDDPGAAVEAGVVAGRPYRIRITHFGDERRRARGERAQRAVVAVVPGEGLAGLCGEAGATAVLVRPGEVPAVGDLVDAIRRAHAREVVLLPGGAELRATAAAAAERARADGVRVAVIPTRSAVQGLAALAVHDPEGSFDEDVVAMTAAAGATRYAELAVAERQSFTSAGICQAGDVLGLIDGDVAVIGPGLTETAEAVLERMLGSGGELVTLVLGPEVPDTLAEHLEAYVQHGHLAVDTVTYRGGRYSAPLLIGVE; this comes from the coding sequence GTGCCGCACGAGCCGCAGCCGCAGCGCCCCGACGAGCTCGACGCCGAAGCGGTGCGCACCTGGAGCTCGCTGGCCCTGGCCGCACTGGGCCGGGCCCGCGAGGACATCGACGCGATCAACGTCTATCCGGTGGCCGACGCGGACACCGGCACCAACCTCTACCTCACCGCCGAATCGGCCGACCGCGCCCTCGACGAGGCCTTCGGGAAGGCCGCCCCGGGCGCCCCGGGCATGACCGACGCCACACGGACCTCCCTGGCCCAGGCCGTACGGGCCTACGCGTACGGGGCTCTCGTCGGGGCCCGGGGCAACTCCGGGACCATCCTGGCGCAGCTCCTGCGCGGAGTGGCCGACGTACTCGGCGACGAGCCCGGCGAGCGGGGGCCCGGCCGGCTGCTGGCCCAGGCGCTGACCCGGGCCGCGGAGGAGGCGTACGGGGCCGTCGCGCACCCCGTGGAGGGCACCATGCTCACCGTCGCCGCGGCGGCCGCCCGCGCCGGCGAGGCGGCCGGGAGCGCGGCGGGAAGCGCCGCCGACGTGGCCCGCGCGGCCTACGACGGGGCCCGCGCCGCCCTGGCCGAGACACCGGGGCAGCTGGCCGCGCTGGGCCGGGCCGGGGTGGTCGACGCCGGGGGCTGCGGGCTGGTCGCCGTACTCGGGGCCCTGTGGCAGGCGCTCTCCGGCCAGGAGCCGGCCCCCGAGCCGGTGCGCGGCCGGGCCGTGTCCGTACCGCAGACCCCGGAGCCCTGCGCGCAGGAGGACGGGCCGGCCTACGAGGTGGTCTACCTGCTCGAGGCCTCCGAGGCGGCGGTCGGGGAGCTGCGCGAACAGCTCGACGGGCTCGGCGACTCCCTGGTCGTGGTCGGCGGCGAAGGGCTGTGGAACGTCCACGTGCACGTCGACGACCCGGGCGCGGCCGTGGAGGCCGGCGTCGTCGCCGGCCGGCCGTACCGGATACGCATCACGCACTTCGGCGACGAGCGGCGCCGGGCCCGGGGCGAGCGCGCCCAGCGGGCCGTGGTCGCCGTCGTCCCGGGCGAAGGGCTGGCCGGGCTGTGCGGGGAAGCGGGCGCGACCGCGGTGCTCGTGCGCCCCGGAGAGGTCCCGGCCGTCGGCGACCTGGTCGACGCCATCCGCCGGGCGCACGCCCGCGAGGTGGTCCTGCTGCCGGGCGGCGCCGAGCTGCGGGCGACCGCGGCCGCGGCGGCCGAGCGGGCCCGGGCCGACGGCGTGCGCGTGGCGGTGATCCCCACCCGGTCGGCGGTCCAGGGCCTGGCCGCCCTCGCCGTGCACGACCCGGAGGGCAGCTTCGACGAGGACGTGGTGGCCATGACCGCGGCGGCCGGCGCCACGCGGTACGCGGAACTCGCCGTCGCCGAACGGCAGTCCTTCACCTCGGCCGGGATCTGCCAGGCCGGGGACGTGCTCGGCCTCATCGACGGCGACGTCGCCGTCATCGGCCCGGGCCTGACCGAGACCGCCGAGGCCGTCCTGGAGCGGATGCTGGGCTCCGGCGGCGAACTCGTCACGCTCGTACTGGGACCCGAGGTGCCGGACACCCTCGCCGAGCACCTGGAGGCGTACGTCCAGCACGGGCACCTGGCCGTGGACACCGTCACCTACCGCGGCGGGCGGTACTCGGCGCCGCTCCTCATCGGGGTGGAATAG